Proteins co-encoded in one Nematostella vectensis chromosome 15, jaNemVect1.1, whole genome shotgun sequence genomic window:
- the LOC5503438 gene encoding QRFP-like peptide receptor codes for MDKENITNQSEPVFVHSTYQAAEDILWYVQMIFYTCIVVVGVTGNFLVCRAIFSQARRKTNDMFILNLAVTDLGTCAISIPFDMAEQISKHFLFGKLMCSLLYPLQTILMGTSVLTLLAVSIERYKAIVTPLQPKLRGKLAKAMLIGSWVLSVAVVAPYMVVLKYVNRQCIESWPVPAHAKTFTFVLFVVLYAVPMVIITYCYVRVLRRIHRDRPVSLLVASSLMSNIAIKRRARQNLRMIKMFVTAVVAFALCLLPNHVVWLWNDFGDGHEKPYFGIVLIFSNTLIYTNSIVNPFIFGKLQCGLCGGRESQLFSLRYRYSSTFRPRSRGLLFIGRQNRKKSTE; via the coding sequence ATGGATAAAGAAAACATTACCAATCAATCAGAGCCGGTGTTTGTGCACTCTACTTATCAAGCGGCCGAGGATATATTATGGTATGTTCAGATGATTTTTTACACCTGTATTGTCGTCGTGGGAGTGACCGGGAATTTTCTTGTTTGTCGTGCAATTTTCTCGCAAGCGAGGAGAAAAACCAACGACATGTTCATACTGAATCTCGCCGTGACGGATCTTGGGACATGCGCAATAAGTATACCATTTGACATGGCGGAGCAGATATCTAAACATTTCTTGTTTGGAAAATTAATGTGCAGCCTCCTTTATCCATTACAGACCATCCTGATGGGGACATCAGTCCTTACTTTACTCGCAGTTAGTATTGAACGATACAAAGCTATTGTAACTCCACTTCAGCCCAAACTTCGCGGTAAATTAGCGAAGGCAATGCTGATTGGTTCCTGGGTGCTGTCAGTCGCGGTTGTCGCTCCTTATATGGTAGTTCTAAAATACGTAAATAGACAATGCATCGAAAGTTGGCCTGTCCCGGCACACGCTAAGACATTTACTTTTGTGCTGTTCGTGGTCCTATACGCCGTTCCCATGGTAATAATTACGTATTGCTACGTGCGCGTGTTGAGGAGGATACACCGGGATCGACCAGTTTCATTACTTGTAGCCAGTTCTCTTATGAGTAACATTGCCATCAAACGCCGAGCTCGTCAAAATCTACGCATGATTAAAATGTTTGTGACCGCTGTCGTGGCCTTTGCACTTTGCTTGCTTCCCAATCACGTGGTATGGCTATGGAATGATTTCGGAGATGGACACGAGAAGCCGTATTTCGGCATAGTCTTGATTTTCAGTAACACTCTTATCTATACCAATAGCATTGTCAATCCTTTTATCTTTGGGAAATTACAGTGCGGTTTATGCGGAGGAAGAGAAAGTCAGTTGTTCTCTTTGAGATATCGCTACTCGAGTACGTTTCGGCCCAGGAGCAGGGGACTGTTATTCATCGGGagacaaaacagaaaaaagagcACCGAGTAG
- the LOC5503441 gene encoding uncharacterized protein RP688 yields the protein MILIKRLTRTHKVVSFVVFFTLLVLFCIGQLQTRGGYMSYDVECGYGEKERTKLIELTSQIHSILNSIGLQHWLMYGSIIGALRYDSPLPWDHDVDLGARREDFDKLDRKAFIETFQSAGLIVHDFILRRGSITFSKEGGKLSVDLFLFQDYNGIIWRTGAEPWLFFVPYKYYHTFPVNLIQPPLPKRKFGSIELSVPRGELEILRHLYPTNWWKIVKPKACGAL from the coding sequence ATGATTTTGATCAAACGCCTTACACGAACACACAAAGTGGTTTCTTTCGTCGTCTTCTTCACGCTTTTGGTCTTATTCTGCATTGGACAACTTCAAACGCGTGGGGGGTACATGTCTTATGATGTCGAGTGCGGATATGGCGAGAAAGAACGAACAAAACTGATAGAATTGACGTCCCAGATTCACTCAATCCTGAACTCCATTGGTCTGCAGCATTGGCTCATGTATGGCTCCATCATTGGTGCTTTGCGATACGATTCGCCGTTACCATGGGATCACGACGTCGATCTGGGTGCAAGACGAGAAGACTTCGACAAACTAGACCGCAAAGCATTTATTGAAACCTTCCAATCCGCAGGATTGATAGTGCATGATTTTATCTTGAGAAGAGGGTCGATCACCTTTTCCAAAGAAGGAGGGAAGTTATCTGTTGACTTGTTTTTATTCCAAGATTATAATGGAATTATTTGGCGGACTGGTGCGGAGCCATGGCTCTTTTTCGTGCCTTATAAATACTATCACACATTTCCAGTGAATCTTATTCAGCCACCTTTACCTAAAAGAAAGTTTGGGTCGATTGAATTGAGCGTCCCTCGTGGTGAACTGGAAATTCTTAGACATCTGTACCCGACAAATTGGTGGAAGATTGTGAAACCTAAAGCGTGTGGCGCACTGTGA